From Candidatus Poribacteria bacterium:
CCTTAAGGACTTTACAATACCAGACGATGATGGAGTACTTCAACATACCTATACCGTAGAAGCCACAGATGGCTACCTCACCCAAGTCATTTTTGCACCCAAAGACAGGGTGCGTCATGAAGATGATTGGGAAAACAAAAACCATTTTTGGATTTGGAACGGCTGCACAGTCGAACAAATACAATCAAAATAACGCATAATTTACGCAAATCCGTGTATTTGCTGGCGAGGTTTCTTGGGAAACTCTCTATCATAAACACCTTGCCGATAAAAAAAGGAGAATTGATTGAATGATTAAACCACATGGAGCTGAAACCTTAAACCCGCTTTACGTTTCGGATGATACAGAACGTGCTAAGCTAATCAAAGAAGCAGAACACCTTCCATCCGTCCTTGTTTCATCAGGTGCGGCTGCATCAGCCGTTATGCTCGCGTCAGGTTACTTTACACCGCTCACGGGATATATGAACATCGCTGAAGCAACAAGCGTCGCAACGGATATGAAACTCTCGAACGGACTCTTCTGGCCCGTCCCCGTGATGAACATCGTCCCATCGGCGCAGCTGACGGATGCCGTAAAGAACGCCGATAGAATTGCGCTACGCGATCCGAACGTCGAAGGCAATCCGCCGATTGCTGTTATGAAGGTTTCGGCAATCGAGACACTCTCAAAAGAACAGAAACAACTCCTCATTGAAAAGACCTTTGGAACGACTGACCCTGAGCACCCGGGTGTCCCGGCTTTTGCAAATGTCGGAGACACTGTTCTTTCAGGTCCGATTGAGGTACTGAACTACTCCTATTTCCGAGAAGATTTCCCGGACACCTTCCGCACAGCCGTCGAGATTCGTGAAGACATCGCTGGGCGCGGATGGGACACCGTCGTGGCTTTCCAGACACGGAATCCGATGCACCGTGCCCATGAGGGACTCTGCAAAATCGCACAAGAGGCAGTCAATGCAGATGGTATCCTGATTCACATGCTGCTCGGTAAGTTAAAGCCTGGGGACATTCCCGCTGCTGTTCGTGATGCTTGCATCCGGACGATGGTGGAACACTATTTCCCTGAAAATACCGTCTCTATCACCGGTTACGGGTTCGATATGCTCTATGCTGGACCGAGAGAGGCACTCCTCCATGCCGTTTTCCGTCAGAATTGCGGTGCGTCGCACTTCATCGTCGGACGCGACCACGCAGGCGCAGGTGACTACTACGGCGCATTCGATGCACAGGAGATTTTCGACACAATCCCTGAAGACGCACTCGAAATCGGTATCTTCCGTGGTGATTTCACCGTATGGAGCAAAAAGCGCAATAAAATCATCATGATGAGCGACTACCCGCACGATGCAGACGATTATTTCGAGATCTCTGGGACAAAATTGCGTGAGATGCTCGCCGCTGGGCAACCCCTCCCCCCCGAAATTTCACGACCCGAAGTTGCGGAGATTTTGACAGCGTATTACCAGAGCGAGGCAAATGCGTAAGTGATTTATCTGAAGGCGGGCGTTCTCTATCGTCCCGCCTTTCGTTCAGGTGAAAACACCAGCAAAGGAGGCAGTCAGATGGCAACGACAGCAGCACCGACTCACTTAACTCCTGAAACATACCTCGAATTGGAACGTAAGTCGATAACAAAGAGCGAATATGTGAACGGAGAGATAATCGCGATGGCAGGTGCCAGTTTCGCACACGATTTCATCACGTTAGATACAGCAACTCACCTGAACAACCAATTGATGGATGGAGAAGGTCAAGCCGCGACCGGTGATCTGCGTGTGAAAGTCCCGCGGACAGAATCCTACTTTTACCCTGATATTGTGGTTGTCTGCGGAGAACCCCAGGCCGAGGACAATGTCTTTGACACGCTTCTCAACCCGACGCTTATTGTAGAAGTCCTTTCAACCTCCACTGAAACGTATGACAGAGACGAGAAATTCACGCACTATCGTCAAATTGATACTTTGCAGGAGTACATTCTGATTTCACAAGACAGCGTGCAGGTGGTGCAGTATCGCCGCCAAGAACCTGAGTGGACCGCAACAGAATTTCGGACACTTGAAGATGTCGTGCCGCTTGTGTCTATAGGGTGTGAATTACCGTTGCGTCACATCTACAGACGCGTTAAATTTGATAGCGATCCTTAAGAAACCTTCAAATATTACGGTCGGGCATTATAGTAGACTCCGAAAATAAGTTTACATCTTTGTAGCATAGGCTTTAGCCTGTGTCTCCGTGAGACATACCTTCACAAAACCACACAACACTACGAGTGTATAAGTAATTACGGAATCTACTATAATTTGCAAAGAAAGGATTGACAGAGATGAGTACCTTCAATATTGATAGACCTTTACTTTCCGAGATACTCACGGATATAGGAACTGGAAGAATACAACTTCCTGACTTTCAAAGAGACTGGATATGGGATGATTACCGGATCCGAAGTCTTTTGGCAAGTGTATCTCAAGCTTTCCCTATCGGAGCAGTTCTGACACTTGCGGTTGATGGTAAAAAATCCCTTACAAGACTCGTTGAAGGGGTTAAAAGGTGCTATTGCAATGTGTATGCGTAGCGGATGTCTTGATTTTCTCACAGGCTCCCCTATTGAGAACAAAGTGTCGTCTGATAGCAATATTGACCTTCATCACATATTCCCGAGCGACTGGTGTAAACGGAACGGTATTGAATCCAACGATTCCGAGAGCATTTTCAACAAAACTGTCCTCTCGCGAACTACAAATCAAAGCATAGGTGGGCCAGCTCCTTCAAAGTATTTACTAAAAATGAAAGCGGCAAATATAGACGAGGCGAAAATGGATGAGATACTGAATTCTCATCTTATCTCCGCCGAGTTTCTCCGTGCTGATGATTTTTGGGGTTTCTTCAATACCCGAAAGGAGGCACTGCTTAAAGTAATTGAAAAAGCAATGGGCAAAAAGGTAATCCGTGACGGAGAAGATTCACCAGATACCTCAGCACAATAGAGGCAAGATAGCATTGTGGAAGCGATTCAATATACCAAAAGCATCCCGCGGTATCTGGCGATGCGCTATCTTGGGAAACGGTGGCGAAGTCTTTACACGTCCCCGTTCTCTTGCACACGCCTCGTTGATATTCCGGAGCCACAACTGCCAACGCCTGAATGGGTTAAGGTTAGAACTCGACTGAGTGGTATCTGTGGCTCCGATTTAGCGACAATCACGGCAAAAGGCAGTCCCTACTTCTCTCCGTTCACGTCAACGCCCTTTGTGCTGGGGCATGAAATCGTCGGTGAAGTCGCGGAGATAGGTGCGGCAGTGGAAGGATTCTCTGTCGGGACACGGGTAGTCATTGAACCGGCACTGTCGTGTCCAGTGAGAGGGATCTCGCCGCTGTGTTACCAATGCCGAAACCAACGCTTCGCCAACTGTGAAAACATCACAAAAGGCGACATCTCTGAAGGGGTTCAAACGGGTTATTGTCGCGATACAGGTGGCGGATGGAGTCAATATGTTCTCGCGCATCAGTCGCAACTCCATCACGTCCCTGACGCTATTTCGGACGAAACCGCGGTACTCCTCGAACCCTTTGCCTGCGCGCTACACGGTGTTCTGAAAATTCCGTCCGACAGGACAGCAACCCTCTGTATCATCGGGGGTGGCACGATCGGACTGCTCACCGTGGCGGCACTTCGGATTCTCGGACATCGAAACCGAATCATTATTTTCGCCAAATATCCGCATCAACAGCGATTGGCGAGCGAACTCGGCGCGGATGACATCCTATCACCGAATAGCGATCGGTATGCGGCGTTCTGTGAACTCACAGGCGCATCATCGCATCAACCTGAATTAGGGCAACAGGTCTTGCTGGGGGGTGTGGACGTTACCTTCGACTGTATCGGCTCGAGCGTCACAATAGACGACGCGCTCCGTTTTACCCGTGCGGGGGGTGAAGTCATCTTGGTTGGTATGCCGGGAATCCCCAAAAACGTTGACTGGACTTCGATTTGGTATAAACAGTTGCGTGTAACAGGGGCATACACCTACGGGCTTGAAACGCATAACGACGAACAGATTCATACCTTCACCCTCGGTATGCGTCTCCTTCAAAAGATGGAAGCGCATTTGCGTCCGTTGGTCAGCACGCTTTTTCCACTGCGGGATTATAAACGTGCTATCCAGACTGCTCTGAATACAGGCAAGACAGCCACAGTGAAAACCGCTTTTGACTTACGGAACTAATTTCAATGGAGTTTGAGTGGGATAAAAACAAAGCAGCATCTAATCTGTCAAAACATGGAGTGTCATTTGACGAAGCGCGAACTGCTTTTGATGATCCCCTTTATATTGATTTTTATGATCCAGACCATTCTTATGATGAACACAGGTATATTATCATTGGACAATCAAGGCAGAACAACCTATTAGTCATAGCATATACCGAACGTGGCAATGTAATTCGCTTAATTAGTGCCAGACAAGCAACACGCAAGGAGAGAGAAACGTATGAAGAAAGATAAGACAACAATCCAAGACGAACTGCGATCAGAGTACGACTTGAAGAGTTTGCGAGTGAGAAAAATGGGACCCGAACGGAAGCAATTTGGTGGATCCGCCATCCAATTAGAACCTGATGTTGCTGAAGCATTTCCAGACGCTGCTTCCGTGAACGAGGCACTACGGTTTCTCATGCGGCTTACCAAAGAAAGCAACGAAGTCTGTCCACACATTGATTCTGATGCTTAAGACCAGTCTTGTATTATGACATCACCCACCTCCTATCCGCAGAACTTTCCACACACTACCGATCCGATCTATACTGGACTCACACTGCGAAGCGTCCTCATCGGTATGGGAGCAGTGGTATGTCAATGCTTCGCTACCCCCTATAACGATTTCCACGTCGGTGGCACTTATCTCGCTGGTAATCATCTTCCGATCGCCGTTGTCTTTGTGATGCTGGTTTTCATCCTCAGCGTCAATGTGCTCCTGAAAAGATTGAAACGCGGTATTGAATTACAAGGCAGTGAACTCCTCATCATTTGGGGGATGATGATAGTCGCGTCGGGGATCCCTTCCTCGGGGTTGATGCGATACCTCGTCCCCCTCGCTGCCAGTCCAGTCTACTTCGCAACCGCCGAAAACGAGTGGATCCCCCTCTTTCATCAGCATCTTCCAGATTGGATGGTCGTGAAAGATCCGAAAGCGGTTTTCTATTTTTATGAACAATTACCCGATGGCGATTCGATCCCATGGCGGGCATGGTTGAAACCTATCGTCGGGTGGAGTGCGTTTGTCCTCATTTTTTATTTCGTTACCATCTGCTGGACAGTACTTCTCCGTAAGCAGTGGATAGAACACGAACGTTTCACATTTCCGATTGTTCAATTGCCACAGGAAATGTTGCAATCCCCCTCAGGGGGTGCCCTCCTGAATCGGTTCTTCAAATCGCGGCTGATGTGGTTCGGTTTCACCCTGCCGCTCATATTGCACGGGTTGAGGGGACTGCACTCCTACTTCCCAGCCTTTCCGAGGCCGCCCCTCGATTTCCCGATTGCCCAATTCTTCACCGAAAAACCGCTATCCGCGTTGGGATGGTGGCCCACGGTGCACCTGTTTATCTACCCTTCCATCGTTGCCATCGTCTATCT
This genomic window contains:
- the sat gene encoding sulfate adenylyltransferase, coding for MIKPHGAETLNPLYVSDDTERAKLIKEAEHLPSVLVSSGAAASAVMLASGYFTPLTGYMNIAEATSVATDMKLSNGLFWPVPVMNIVPSAQLTDAVKNADRIALRDPNVEGNPPIAVMKVSAIETLSKEQKQLLIEKTFGTTDPEHPGVPAFANVGDTVLSGPIEVLNYSYFREDFPDTFRTAVEIREDIAGRGWDTVVAFQTRNPMHRAHEGLCKIAQEAVNADGILIHMLLGKLKPGDIPAAVRDACIRTMVEHYFPENTVSITGYGFDMLYAGPREALLHAVFRQNCGASHFIVGRDHAGAGDYYGAFDAQEIFDTIPEDALEIGIFRGDFTVWSKKRNKIIMMSDYPHDADDYFEISGTKLREMLAAGQPLPPEISRPEVAEILTAYYQSEANA
- a CDS encoding Uma2 family endonuclease, which gives rise to MATTAAPTHLTPETYLELERKSITKSEYVNGEIIAMAGASFAHDFITLDTATHLNNQLMDGEGQAATGDLRVKVPRTESYFYPDIVVVCGEPQAEDNVFDTLLNPTLIVEVLSTSTETYDRDEKFTHYRQIDTLQEYILISQDSVQVVQYRRQEPEWTATEFRTLEDVVPLVSIGCELPLRHIYRRVKFDSDP
- a CDS encoding DUF262 domain-containing protein; amino-acid sequence: MSTFNIDRPLLSEILTDIGTGRIQLPDFQRDWIWDDYRIRSLLASVSQAFPIGAVLTLAVDGKKSLTRLVEGVKRCYCNVYA
- a CDS encoding BrnT family toxin, producing MEFEWDKNKAASNLSKHGVSFDEARTAFDDPLYIDFYDPDHSYDEHRYIIIGQSRQNNLLVIAYTERGNVIRLISARQATRKERETYEER
- a CDS encoding alcohol dehydrogenase catalytic domain-containing protein codes for the protein MEAIQYTKSIPRYLAMRYLGKRWRSLYTSPFSCTRLVDIPEPQLPTPEWVKVRTRLSGICGSDLATITAKGSPYFSPFTSTPFVLGHEIVGEVAEIGAAVEGFSVGTRVVIEPALSCPVRGISPLCYQCRNQRFANCENITKGDISEGVQTGYCRDTGGGWSQYVLAHQSQLHHVPDAISDETAVLLEPFACALHGVLKIPSDRTATLCIIGGGTIGLLTVAALRILGHRNRIIIFAKYPHQQRLASELGADDILSPNSDRYAAFCELTGASSHQPELGQQVLLGGVDVTFDCIGSSVTIDDALRFTRAGGEVILVGMPGIPKNVDWTSIWYKQLRVTGAYTYGLETHNDEQIHTFTLGMRLLQKMEAHLRPLVSTLFPLRDYKRAIQTALNTGKTATVKTAFDLRN